TTCTCAAAGCAATAGCCCTACATTGCTCATTGGAATAATCCGGGGTGTCTAAGTGCCCTTGCACCTGGATTACCCCGATTGGTATGAAGGTGCGCCTTCGATCTTGTCAATATTCATGGGTGCGTTTTTTGTAGTATCGTGACTTCAGGCAGATATTTTAGTCCTCCTAGTGCTTGAAGCAAATCACTCCTAGGTGCCCAAGTTGACTAAGTGTGGGCTGTTTTTTGTACTGGTCCTGCCATGAGGTTGCCACTGGATTCATGCCGTCTATCACATGTGTCATTGGTATATCTCTCTATGTTTGCATCTTAGGCCGTCGTATAGCGTTCTGTGTTCATTCATCCAAGGTGACCGGTATAATTTTCCCCCAGATCTCCAAGTTCTGTACAGGGTAGTCGATTATAATCCATGTGCCAAATGTATTCACAAATGGCCGAAGTTTCTTGGTCATCATCGCACCTGGTTGATGATCTCACCGACACACCACTTCTCAACCGTGCTCTTCAGCAAAGTCTGCAGGTTTTGCAACGTCCTTTCAGAATACCAGGTTAGGTGAGGTGTCAGTACCAAATTCAACCCGGCTGCTTCTGGGCTTAACAATGGGGAATCGCCTCTCCCAGCAGGTTCTGTAGTGTAAACATCTGTGGCCGCACCTGAAATCACCCCACATTTGAGTGCTTCGAGCAGTGCTTGCTCATCGACAATTCCATCTCTTGCAACATTCACCAACACAGCACGGGGGGACATAATTTTGCAACTCCGCTGTAGAGATCATGTTGAGCGTCTCCACGCTTCGGGGTAAGCACAAAACAACCACAATCGACTTTTTTAAGCCATCTTCGAACATAACTCGGCCCGCTCGAGGAGATACACCCTTACGCTCTGCGACAATCACGTTCATACCAAGGCCCTTTGCCAGGGCCTCGATTCGTTTGCCTAGTGATCCGTATCCAACAATACACATGGTTTCATCACTGCACAACAACAGAGCCTTTCCATCAGGTGCACGAACTCGACTGAGTAATGAGCCGTTTGTCTTTCACTCAGTATCAAGCGATAAGTCCACATGAACTGCAACTGTGGCATTATGGAGCTCAATGAACTTCCGTCGAGTGGCGAAGGAAAGCCCAATGGCGTGTTCACTGACACTGTCAATGTTCGAGCCGGGACAGTTGCACACGGTGATTCCTCGTGCGGACGCAGCTGCTACATCAACGCAGTCTGTGCCAGTCGCCATGATTGCTATGAGGCGGAGCTTGGGGGTGACTTCGGCGCTGAGTGTCTCCGCCGTTAGGCGCGTCGTCGTTGTCGCGATGATTGTAGCATCTTTGACGCGGCTGGGCAGATCAACAGGATCGGTCCATCGGTGGACTGCGCGAGTATGTGGGCCTGGCAGATCAAATTCAGGGATTGGGCAATGGACAGCCTCAACGGCAACGATATGGTGGGTTAGATTCTCTGCCATGATCATGGATAAGGGGAGACAGAGCATGTGCTGTTGGCGTTCAAGATCTTCAACTGGTTTCCCCGCCGTAGATCTCTTGAGGGCTACGTCCAGTGTGTGATGACTGATACCGAGAGTAGCCGAGATGGGTCTCAGGACAATACCGAGATGTTGTCGGTGAAGGGGTCGAATGATCTTATCCGGGAAGATTCCTCCAAGCTTGTGCTCTTGAATTTGAAAAGCTGACTTGCGCCCTGTCCAATACAGCAATGAGCATGTGTCGGAGTTGAACTATTGCTCCCCGCATGACGTTGTATGCAGCTTAGACTGGACCGATGATAGCCGACATCAACTCTTCTGCTTGGCAATCACAACTGCAGCCCTAATCCTTCAAAGCAATTCTTATTAAAACTATTCTGGCAAGCTTTTCTTTTGTAAGATAATTGCCATCATCTCGGGACGAAAAGACACCATGTGGTATGAAAGTCCAGAATGATGCCAAACTGGTACGCGCCAATTCTTCTCTACTCACCCTTAACGTGCTCAAATCACAGAGGCATAGTTCCATTTGTCGGATTAAAGCGGGTGAACAAATGGCAACTAATCGACTTAATCAGGTTCAAAAGCAACCCTGTGGCCATTGTGAAGCTCAGCGATGTCAATTTGTCACAAGAACAAAAACAGCTAATCGCCAAGGACCCCAACTTCTTCGACACAGTGTTCTTATATCTCGTCGCAGGGGATAGGAACCACCATGTAGACATCTTCTCACGTGCCAACGAGATGTAGTTTGTTGGCAATCCCATCATTAGCGCTGACCACTTTCTCTTCCGCTAGGTATTGGCCGATGCTCCCAATCGCTCAAACACCCTCACTGTAATTACCAAAGCAGGACCGGTTCCGATATCATGGATGATACAGCCAAGGAGGTTGTCTCTGCTGAGATTCCACACAAGATTCAAATACACTGGTCGGATGCGACAGCCAGCCATACCCTGTCTGTTCAAGCAAGTCTGAGTTCGGGTTCGGATCTGCAGGGCTTTGCAGATATGTCACCAGTAGCATCTGTAGTCGACACTGTCACACATGCCCTGATATATCTGACTGAAAGAAAAAGCTTCATCGCCAGTGTGGTGCCCGGTGGAAATCCAGAGCTTGATCTCGATGAGGGATGGTCATTGTCATTGACCGGGGCCACATATCACCAGCACCTTGTATCACGTACGGAGGGAGATTTGGTGCTTTGAGATCTTCGGGTGTGCATGAGCGTAATTAATCTAGAGGATCCTGTTAGTGGTAGGGGTGGATGTTCTTTTGGGGCTTACCTTGCACTATCGAATGGCCAGAAGGGTGGAGTCATCATATCTAGATTGATCAGGGAGGGGATATCTCTATCATTGTAGATATGCTCTTGGATGAGGACGGGAAGAGGATGTCCACTATCAAACTCGCTGCCCATGCTGCATTAGTAGCGGAAGGGAGTTTATTTGTTGATTAAACAGCACACAGGTTGctagaaagaaaaatcaaaGATGTGGCTCAGTACTTTGTTGCCGATGTTTCGAGAAATTCGCGTTGATGTGTATTTCGATTAGACATTATGGACGCATTCAATATTTAAAGTCCCTTGCTAAAAAGTTCTCCTCCTATCTCTTTGAGCAGCGGCTCCTTCTGCACAGCCTCAACCTTTTTCTTTCGGGAAATCGTTTCCGCAACACCCATAGCGCGACAAAGATCAATTAGAGACCCATCCATCGGAGCTTCGTAAACAAGAAGGCCAAGAGCAAACAACAACCCACGCAAGGATTCCACGCTCTCATCCTCACGCGAGATAGCCTCAAGCAATGACGCGGTCAATTCTACCTGATCTTCCTCAGACAGAGGATCAGGCTTTCCGTCGAAACGAGCATTGTGATTGAACGAGGCAAGATTGTATGCAAAAGAGGCGGCGACAACGCGGAGGCTGGTTTGTGAGTCTAGGAGGGAGTTGGTCGCGAGACGCAGGCAGGTCTCGCGGAGTGGGGATGAGGAGGATATGAGTTGCTCCGGATATAGAGGTGTGCTAAAAAGATTGCAGGCTAGTTGGAGGGCCACGATGCGGAGATTGTATGGACATGAGGATAGATCGTCTTGGGATAGCGGTGCAAGGAGAGTTAGAAGGGTTGCATGTTGGGCTTCTTCGGCGAAGTAGCCACTTGCACGTGGGTCAAGCAGAAGCAGACGAACTAGATCAACCACAGCAAAATGACTGCCACTGGGAAGCGTCGAGTACGTGGAGGTCAATGTTGTAGCAAATGTATGCAAGTCGGGGACTCTGATATCGGCGACAGGTCCGGTGGTTGAGTGGCGCAGTTTCACAAATTCAATGACTTGTGCGACACCGTGGGCTTCCCTGAATGCGACAGGGAGTTTTTGGAGGAGTTTTTCGATTGGTGGAACCTTCTTATACATGACAAAGGTCGTAATCTCTCGCTGAAGACTAGGAAGTCGTAATTGACGATGGGGGTGGGCAGGGTGTGCCATCTCTAGTAACATACGAATATTTCCCACTAGTTTGGCCGGGGTCGCACCGCTCCATTCATCCATTTTTTGACCTTTCAAAAAGGTCATAAAGGTAGGGGTCGAGCGCACGCTGTACTTCATGCCAACATCGCGAGCTACGCCGATGTCGACTTTGATAAGAGTACCTCGCTCACCCGCTTCCGCCGCGAGTTGGTCATATGTTGGATAGACAGCCTTGCATGGTGGACATGTTGATGATGTGAAGAAAATGACAGCGCAGGAATGGGAAGCGCCAGACAACTCGCTTTGTAGCTGACTGAGATTGCTCACTATGCGGACTGTGCCCGCTCCTGGATGTGCCAATGGCTGGGGTGCGGAAGGGACAGCTTTCGCTGTGGTCGGTTGAGCACATGGCCCAGGAGCAGGACCCGTTCCAGTGCCTTGAGTGACGCCTTTGAGAGCCATCTCGATTTGAGGTTTCATCATTTGCCCAAATGGGGTTTCCAAAAAAGTGCGAGGCAGATTGATAATGTGGTCCGGGATACTTTTACCTACAAGAAACATTGAAAAGTCTTGAGTAAAATTATTGCAGTTGTGAAGGAAAAGGTCGTATGACTAAAATTGATTAGCCATAGCTCCGTTGCTGAAGTTGTTCATGAACAAACCTCAGGCGTATAAATGGTTGCCAATGAGCCCAGATACTCCTCAATAACGTCATTTGGAAGCTCCGTGGTGCCCAACTTCACGACCTCCATGGGCTGTCCATGATGGGTACTCCCTGGAGCAGCGGTCTGGATCCCCTGGCCGAAG
The nucleotide sequence above comes from Penicillium digitatum chromosome 1, complete sequence. Encoded proteins:
- a CDS encoding D-isomer specific 2-hydroxyacid dehydrogenase, catalytic domain; the encoded protein is MAENLTHHIVAVEAVHCPIPEFDLPGPHTRAVHRWTDPVDLPSRVKDATIIATTTTRLTAETLSAEVTPKLRLIAIMATGTDCVDVAAASARGITVCNCPGSNIDSVSEHAIGLSFATRRKFIELHNATVAVHVDLSLDTE
- a CDS encoding Thioredoxin, putative — encoded protein: MDVSLYVYDLSKGLARMYSLTLTGTQMDAIYHTSIVLNGVEYYFGQGIQTAAPGSTHHGQPMEVVKLGTTELPNDVIEEYLGSLATIYTPESYDLFLHNCNNFTQDFSMFLVGKSIPDHIINLPRTFLETPFGQMMKPQIEMALKGVTQGTGTGPAPGPCAQPTTAKAVPSAPQPLAHPGAGTVRIVSNLSQLQSELSGASHSCAVIFFTSSTCPPCKAVYPTYDQLAAEAGERGTLIKVDIGVARDVGMKYSVRSTPTFMTFLKGQKMDEWSGATPAKLVGNIRMLLEMAHPAHPHRQLRLPSLQREITTFVMYKKVPPIEKLLQKLPVAFREAHGVAQVIEFVKLRHSTTGPVADIRVPDLHTFATTLTSTYSTLPSGSHFAVVDLVRLLLLDPRASGYFAEEAQHATLLTLLAPLSQDDLSSCPYNLRIVALQLACNLFSTPLYPEQLISSSSPLRETCLRLATNSLLDSQTSLRVVAASFAYNLASFNHNARFDGKPDPLSEEDQVELTASLLEAISREDESVESLRGLLFALGLLVYEAPMDGSLIDLCRAMGVAETISRKKKVEAVQKEPLLKEIGGELFSKGL